A portion of the Streptomyces sp. NBC_01335 genome contains these proteins:
- a CDS encoding SigE family RNA polymerase sigma factor — protein sequence MNALQLQRTGSSAVVTRLHDINRGPEKSGAVNGRGCVRGTGRQHPAPTPVTDATGDGPGTYGGTYGGHGGSAYGEGITGERTPQAPVEDAEAAFTAYVQERRASLYATAYHLTGDRFEAEDLLQSALFSTYRAWDRISDKAAVGGYLRRTMTNLHISAWRRRKLNEYPTEELPETVGDSDAMRGTELRAVLWQALARLPELQRTMLVLRYYEGRTDPEIAAILDISVGTVKSSIWRSLRRLREDEVLSFGRDEKESFGELVA from the coding sequence ATGAACGCACTGCAACTGCAACGCACCGGCTCAAGCGCGGTTGTCACGCGTCTCCACGACATCAACCGGGGTCCGGAGAAGTCCGGTGCGGTGAACGGACGGGGGTGCGTTCGCGGCACCGGGCGTCAGCACCCGGCTCCCACGCCGGTCACCGACGCCACGGGGGACGGACCGGGCACGTACGGGGGAACGTACGGGGGACACGGGGGAAGCGCGTACGGGGAGGGCATCACGGGGGAGCGGACGCCCCAGGCGCCGGTCGAGGACGCCGAAGCGGCGTTCACGGCCTACGTCCAGGAGCGCCGCGCCTCCCTGTACGCGACCGCCTACCACCTGACCGGCGACCGGTTCGAGGCCGAGGACCTGCTGCAGAGCGCCCTCTTCTCGACCTACCGGGCGTGGGACAGGATCAGCGACAAGGCGGCCGTCGGCGGCTACCTGCGCCGCACCATGACCAACCTGCACATCAGCGCCTGGCGCCGCCGCAAGCTCAACGAGTACCCGACCGAGGAACTGCCGGAGACGGTCGGCGACTCGGACGCGATGCGCGGCACGGAGCTGCGCGCGGTGCTCTGGCAGGCGCTCGCCCGGCTGCCCGAACTCCAGCGCACCATGCTGGTCCTGCGCTACTACGAGGGGCGCACCGACCCGGAGATCGCGGCCATCCTCGACATCAGTGTCGGCACGGTGAAGTCCAGCATCTGGCGGTCGCTCCGCCGGCTGCGCGAGGACGAGGTCCTCAGCTTCGGACGTGACGAGAAGGAGTCCTTCGGCGAGCTGGTGGCCTGA
- a CDS encoding uridine kinase produces the protein MSSQPIPTRVVLLTGPSGSGKSSLAARTGLPMLRLDDFYKEGNDPTLPQVTGSTDIDWDSPESWDAEAAVAAIAGLCRSGRTHVPVYDLATSSRTGTEVLHIERSPLFVAEGIFAADIVARCQELGLLADAICLRGRPSTTFRRRLLRDLREGRKSVPFLLRRGWRLMRAERRIVARQTALGAHPCGKEEALGRLAAAAAGRCRRAPAGSGAV, from the coding sequence GTGAGTTCCCAACCGATCCCGACGCGCGTCGTCCTGCTGACAGGACCCTCCGGCTCCGGGAAGTCGTCCCTCGCCGCCCGCACCGGTCTTCCGATGCTTCGGCTGGACGACTTCTACAAGGAGGGCAACGACCCGACCCTGCCCCAGGTCACCGGCAGCACGGACATCGACTGGGACTCCCCCGAGTCCTGGGACGCCGAGGCCGCCGTGGCCGCCATCGCCGGCCTCTGCCGCTCCGGCCGCACCCACGTCCCGGTGTACGACCTCGCCACCAGCTCCCGTACGGGCACCGAGGTGCTGCACATCGAGCGCTCGCCGCTCTTCGTCGCCGAGGGGATCTTCGCGGCCGACATCGTCGCGCGCTGCCAGGAGCTGGGGCTGCTCGCCGACGCGATCTGCCTGCGCGGGCGCCCGTCGACCACGTTCCGCCGGCGGCTGCTGCGGGATCTGCGCGAGGGCCGCAAGTCGGTGCCGTTCCTGCTGCGGCGCGGCTGGCGGCTGATGCGCGCGGAGCGCCGGATCGTGGCCCGCCAGACCGCGCTGGGCGCCCACCCGTGCGGCAAGGAGGAGGCGCTCGGCCGCCTGGCCGCCGCCGCCGCGGGCCGCTGCCGCCGCGCCCCTGCGGGGAGCGGCGCGGTGTAG
- the afsQ1 gene encoding two-component system response regulator AfsQ1, with translation MPFLLLIEDDDAIRTALELSLSRQGHRVATAATGEDGLNLLREQRPDLVVLDVMLPGIDGFEVCRRIRRTDQLPIILLTARSDDIDVVVGLESGADDYVVKPVQGRVLDARIRAVLRRGERESTDSATFGNVVIDRSAMTVTKDGADLQLTPTELRLLLELSRRPGQALSRQQLLRLVWEHDYLGDSRLVDACVQRLRAKVEDVPSSPTLIRTVRGVGYRLDSPQ, from the coding sequence GTGCCTTTCCTGTTGCTGATCGAGGACGACGACGCCATCCGCACGGCCCTCGAACTCTCGCTGTCACGCCAGGGCCACCGAGTGGCCACCGCGGCGACGGGCGAGGACGGCCTGAACCTCCTCCGGGAGCAGCGGCCCGACCTGGTCGTGCTGGACGTGATGCTGCCCGGGATCGACGGTTTCGAGGTCTGCCGCCGCATCCGCCGCACCGACCAGTTGCCGATCATCCTGCTGACGGCGCGCAGCGACGACATCGACGTCGTGGTGGGTCTGGAGTCGGGTGCCGACGACTACGTGGTGAAGCCCGTGCAGGGCCGGGTGCTGGACGCGCGCATCCGTGCCGTACTCCGGCGCGGGGAGCGGGAGTCGACGGACTCGGCGACCTTCGGGAACGTGGTCATCGACCGTTCCGCGATGACGGTCACCAAGGACGGAGCGGATCTCCAGCTGACCCCGACCGAGCTGCGGCTGCTCCTGGAGCTGAGCCGCAGACCCGGACAGGCCCTGTCCCGGCAGCAGTTGCTGCGGCTGGTGTGGGAGCACGACTACCTGGGCGACTCGCGGCTCGTGGACGCGTGCGTGCAGCGGCTGCGCGCGAAGGTGGAGGACGTGCCGTCCTCGCCGACGCTGATCCGTACGGTGCGCGGTGTGGGCTACCGGCTGGACTCGCCTCAGTGA
- a CDS encoding aldehyde dehydrogenase family protein, which yields MASAFEYAPAPESRSVVDIAPSYGLFIDGEFTEAADGKVFKTVSPSSEEVLSEVARAGEADVDRAVRAAGKAFEKWSALPGSERAKYLFRIARIVQERSRELAVLETLDNGKPIRETRDTDLPLVAAHFFYYAGWADKLDHAGFGANPRPLGVAGQVIPWNFPLLMLAWKIAPALAAGNTVVLKPAETTPLSALFFADICRQAGLPKGVVNILTGYGDAGAALVAHGDVNKVAFTGSTAVGKAIARQVAGTNKKVTLELGGKGANIVFDDAPVDQAVEGIVTGIFFNQGQVCCAGSRLLVQESVHDEVLDALKRRLSTLRLGDPLDKNTDIGAINSAEQLARITALTETGVAEGAERWTAPCALPSSGYWFAPTLFTGVTQAHTVARDEIFGPVLSVLTFRTPDEAVAKANNTQYGLSAGIWTEKGSRILAVANKLRAGVVWANTFNKFDPTSPFGGYKESGYGREGGRHGLEAYLDV from the coding sequence ATGGCATCTGCATTCGAGTACGCGCCCGCCCCCGAGTCGCGGTCGGTCGTCGACATCGCGCCTTCGTACGGCCTGTTCATCGACGGCGAGTTCACCGAGGCCGCCGACGGCAAGGTCTTCAAGACCGTCTCGCCGAGCAGCGAGGAGGTCCTCTCCGAGGTCGCCCGCGCGGGCGAGGCGGACGTGGACCGCGCGGTCCGGGCGGCCGGGAAGGCGTTCGAGAAGTGGTCGGCGCTGCCGGGCTCCGAGCGCGCCAAGTACCTCTTCCGGATCGCCCGGATCGTCCAGGAGCGCAGCCGCGAGCTGGCGGTCCTGGAGACCCTGGACAACGGCAAGCCGATCCGGGAGACCCGCGACACGGACCTCCCGCTGGTCGCGGCGCACTTCTTCTACTACGCGGGCTGGGCCGACAAGCTCGACCACGCCGGTTTCGGCGCGAACCCGCGCCCGCTGGGCGTGGCCGGCCAGGTCATCCCGTGGAACTTCCCGCTGCTGATGCTGGCGTGGAAGATCGCCCCGGCGCTCGCGGCCGGCAACACGGTGGTCCTCAAGCCCGCCGAGACGACTCCGCTCTCCGCCCTGTTCTTCGCGGACATCTGCCGCCAGGCGGGTCTGCCGAAGGGCGTCGTCAACATCCTGACGGGGTACGGCGACGCGGGCGCGGCCCTCGTCGCACACGGGGACGTGAACAAGGTCGCCTTCACCGGCTCGACCGCCGTGGGCAAGGCCATCGCCCGCCAGGTCGCGGGTACGAACAAGAAGGTCACCCTGGAGCTGGGCGGCAAGGGCGCCAACATCGTCTTCGACGACGCCCCGGTCGACCAGGCGGTCGAGGGGATCGTCACCGGCATCTTCTTCAACCAGGGCCAGGTCTGCTGTGCGGGCTCCCGTCTGCTGGTGCAGGAGTCGGTGCACGACGAGGTGCTGGACGCGCTGAAGCGGCGGCTGTCCACGCTGCGCCTCGGCGACCCGCTGGACAAGAACACCGACATCGGCGCGATCAACTCCGCCGAGCAGCTCGCCCGGATCACCGCGCTGACGGAGACGGGCGTGGCGGAGGGCGCCGAGCGCTGGACCGCGCCGTGCGCACTGCCGTCCTCCGGCTACTGGTTCGCCCCGACGCTCTTCACCGGGGTCACCCAGGCCCACACGGTCGCCCGGGACGAGATCTTCGGCCCGGTGCTCTCGGTGCTGACCTTCCGCACCCCGGACGAGGCCGTCGCGAAGGCGAACAACACCCAGTACGGCCTGTCGGCGGGCATCTGGACGGAGAAGGGCTCCCGCATCCTCGCGGTGGCGAACAAGCTCCGGGCGGGCGTCGTCTGGGCCAACACGTTCAACAAGTTCGACCCCACCTCGCCGTTCGGCGGGTACAAGGAGTCGGGCTACGGCCGCGAGGGCGGCCGCCACGGCCTGGAGGCGTACCTCGATGTCTGA
- a CDS encoding aldehyde dehydrogenase family protein, with the protein MSEHGSTNGSASRRLSVFKTYKLYVGGKFPRSESGRVYEVTDSKGTWLANAPQSSRKDARDAVVAARKAFGGWSGATAYNRGQILYRVAEMLEGRREQFVREVADAEGLSKSKAAAVVDAAVDRWVWYAGWTDKIGQVVGGANPVAGPFFNLSTPEPTGVVAVLAPQRSSFLGLVSVIAPVIATGNTAVVVASADAPLPALSLGEVLATSDLPGGVVNLLSGATAELAAPLAAHQDVNAIDLTGADAALAKELEIAAADNLKRVLRPQPVEGDAEPAEADWTADPGTYRLTAFLETKTVWHPTGALGVSGSSY; encoded by the coding sequence ATGTCTGAGCACGGATCGACCAACGGCTCCGCGTCGCGGCGCCTGAGCGTCTTCAAGACCTACAAGCTGTACGTCGGGGGCAAGTTCCCCCGTTCCGAGAGCGGCCGGGTGTACGAGGTGACCGACTCCAAGGGCACGTGGCTGGCGAACGCCCCGCAGTCGTCCCGCAAGGACGCGCGGGACGCGGTCGTCGCCGCCCGCAAGGCCTTCGGCGGCTGGTCCGGCGCGACCGCGTACAACCGCGGCCAGATCCTCTACCGCGTCGCCGAGATGCTGGAGGGCCGCCGGGAGCAGTTCGTCCGCGAAGTGGCGGACGCGGAGGGGCTGTCGAAGTCCAAGGCCGCCGCCGTGGTGGACGCCGCGGTGGACCGCTGGGTCTGGTACGCGGGGTGGACGGACAAGATCGGCCAGGTCGTGGGCGGGGCCAACCCGGTCGCCGGGCCCTTCTTCAACCTGTCGACGCCGGAGCCGACCGGCGTGGTCGCGGTGCTGGCGCCGCAGCGCTCCTCGTTCCTCGGGCTGGTCTCGGTGATCGCCCCGGTGATCGCGACGGGGAACACCGCCGTGGTGGTCGCCTCCGCCGACGCGCCGCTGCCCGCGCTCTCGCTGGGCGAGGTGCTGGCCACCTCGGACCTGCCGGGCGGCGTGGTGAACCTGCTCTCCGGCGCCACCGCCGAGCTGGCGGCCCCGCTCGCGGCGCACCAGGACGTCAACGCCATCGACCTCACCGGCGCGGACGCCGCGCTGGCGAAGGAGCTGGAGATCGCGGCGGCGGACAACCTGAAGCGCGTGCTGCGTCCACAGCCTGTGGAGGGCGACGCGGAACCGGCCGAGGCCGACTGGACCGCCGACCCGGGCACGTACCGGCTGACGGCGTTCCTGGAGACCAAGACGGTCTGGCACCCCACGGGCGCATTGGGCGTCTCCGGGTCGTCCTACTGA
- the deoC gene encoding deoxyribose-phosphate aldolase, protein MPTTAPAFSGATASDGALRRFLHGLPGVDAVGLEARAASLGTRSIKTTAKAYAIDLAISMIDLTTLEGADTPGKVRALCAKALHPDPTDRTTPRTAAVCVYPDMAATAVAALAGSDVKVASVATAFPAGRAALDVKLADVRDAVAAGADEIDMVIDRGAFLAGHYLKVYEEIVAVKAECGTARLKVIFETGELSTYDNIRRASWLGMLAGADFIKTSTGKVATNATPANTLLMLEAVRDFRLQTGVQVGVKPAGGIRTTKDAVKFLVLVNETAGEDWLDNHWFRFGASGLLNDLLMQRQKLSTGRYSGPDYVTVD, encoded by the coding sequence ATGCCCACCACTGCACCCGCATTCTCCGGCGCGACCGCGTCCGACGGTGCGCTGCGCCGCTTCCTGCACGGGCTGCCCGGCGTCGACGCCGTCGGCCTCGAAGCGCGCGCCGCCTCGCTCGGCACCCGGTCGATCAAGACGACGGCCAAGGCGTACGCCATCGATCTCGCCATCTCGATGATCGACCTGACGACGCTGGAAGGCGCGGACACCCCGGGCAAGGTCCGGGCGCTGTGCGCCAAGGCCCTGCATCCCGACCCGACCGACCGGACGACCCCGCGCACCGCCGCGGTCTGCGTCTACCCCGACATGGCGGCGACCGCCGTCGCCGCGCTGGCCGGCTCCGACGTGAAGGTGGCGTCCGTGGCGACGGCCTTCCCGGCGGGCCGCGCGGCGCTCGACGTCAAGCTCGCGGACGTCCGCGACGCGGTGGCGGCCGGGGCCGACGAGATCGACATGGTGATCGACCGGGGCGCGTTCCTGGCGGGCCACTACCTCAAGGTGTACGAGGAGATCGTGGCCGTGAAGGCCGAGTGCGGCACCGCCCGCCTCAAGGTCATCTTCGAGACCGGCGAGCTCTCCACGTACGACAACATCCGCCGCGCCTCCTGGCTCGGCATGCTGGCCGGGGCCGACTTCATCAAGACGTCGACGGGCAAGGTCGCGACCAACGCCACCCCCGCGAACACCCTGCTGATGCTGGAGGCCGTCCGCGACTTCCGGCTGCAGACCGGCGTACAGGTCGGGGTGAAGCCCGCGGGCGGTATCCGTACGACCAAGGACGCGGTCAAGTTCCTGGTCCTGGTCAACGAGACCGCGGGCGAGGACTGGCTGGACAACCACTGGTTCCGGTTCGGCGCCTCCGGCCTGCTGAACGACCTGCTGATGCAGCGCCAGAAGCTCAGCACCGGCCGTTACTCCGGCCCCGATTACGTGACGGTGGACTGA